The genomic region TAGTCTCAAATTGGCTGGAGCTATGGATAACGGGTACAACATTGAACTgaacacacaaacacaaatcGCAACACATGAATGCAGTTAGTAAGCAGGCAAGCATGAAGAGCGGCGAAGAAGCGAGGCACAACAAAGATGAGACAAAATTAGTAAAATCTAATGAAACGAATAACTGAAGTATGAAGACATATAAAGCTGagtataatagtaaaaatgaaGACGTCATTGGACATACAGTACGGTGCACAGATAACATCAATCAAATCATCAAACATACTATGACGTTGGATGCAAGTAGCACAGTCGCTGACGTCTTCGCTCCTCAATCTCTAAGTACGAGTGTATTGTGTTGCAGAAACTGCGCAAATACAAATGCAATACATGTTTTACACAACCAATGTTAGTTACATaagttagtttataaataaatgatctaAATTAATGTGCATGAATACAATCGGATGATAGTGTCAGTATTATAAGTAGATATCAATATAACTTAacccaaaaatgtaattaaacagCTGAACAAATTCTAGAAGATTATTCTACtagtataagtataaataatgcTCTGCATGCGTATATCgtgcaataaatatgtaaatatacatAAGGTTGATTTATAAAATCCAAAACATCGAATCTAATATTCGAGGAAAAATTTCGAACAATCACAATCCCCAATCCTTGTGCAATTTCCAGATTCCAATCcattcacaaatattaaatgcCAATTAGTATGTGCAGACTACGACACTACAAGTTTTAACGCGTGCTTCGTTACAAAAGCCTTTACCGTTGTCCATATCGATGGGAGGTCCCCCCACTCGCTGGCTCAGTCGCGGATCGGACACCGTAAAGTAGATTTTTTGCTTGATTCCTGGAGCTATTGCTTTTGGTGGTATTATTAATGAAACGCCCCATTGTCTATCCTCTAGCACCCCTCCTTCGCTGTCGAATATTCCCCAAGTCGTGTGTGGACCATCAGGTTCTACTTCATCAGGTTTGTTAGCACCGTTTGTTTCGTTACCATCAGAAGTTGATGGTATTACCGTAGTATTCTGCTGAATCACAGTGGTCTCGTTCtgatttgacatattttgagaATTCTCCTCGCTGTTCTCTTGACTCTTTTCTAATATTTGTTCACAAAAAGTCACGCTCCTGCTTGGTTTGTTCGCTTTCTCAAGTAAATCTTGGGAAGTATACGGTGTGCTCTGTGGCTTATTTTCGAAGTTCATGCTACATTCAGACGCATACTGGGTTTCCATGGATGTAGTTGATTCGTACGGAACTGGAGCAGTGGTTACTTTCAAAGCGTTAGATATGTGGTCAGCTTTTCCATGTAGCCTGGGAGCATACATTGGTTCGCCTTTCAGAATGCTAGTTTCCAAATTCTTGGATTTTTGTTTCTCTGCGTCCGTTTTTGATTCCGTAAGCCTCAGTTTAGAGAAGTCGATTTCTTGGAATGTCTCAATCTCTTTACCGTTTTCTGCTTCAGCCTTTGTCTGATATACAGGTTCTCTACGAGACAAGTGATTAGCGTCACCAAGCTCGTACGGGCTGCTCCTTGAGCTGCCACTACTCTCCTGCTCCTCAGGCTGTACCACTTCTTTGGCCTCCTGATGAGACTCGTATATAACACTCTCCTTCAAATCTCTCTTCGACACATACAGCGGTTCCCTTATCTTAGCCGCATCACTTTCATTAGCCTCCTTTCTAGTCTGATATATCATCTCTTTCTTTGcttgatttctttgttttattatctcTAGCTTCTCCTCTAAACGTATACCGTAAGTTGATTCTTTTTTAGCTAGCATAGCTGCTTTCTGAGACAAGATTTCTTGTTTGGATACGTAAGTGCACTCTGCGGAAGCCGGTCTGACATCGTTTCTCATATCCATCATTTCGTGTCGAGTGCTGTATTGTGACTGTGTATCCGAGCAACTAGATTTTACTTCAGCACGAGTGGCATAAGGAGACTCAGTTTGCCCAAGCCTGGCCATCATTTCTGTTCTGGTGGCATATGGTGGCTCGCTCATACATTTACTCATGGGTGATATCCTTCCGGGATAGTTCACAGGGGTCTGTAATCGCCTGTCAGACCTAACACCATAATTGTTCTCGTTCCATGATGTACCGGGAGGCGGATCGTAAGTCCTTTTTCCGTACAATGGCTCTTTAGCGGACAAATCCATTCTTTGTTTTAGCATATCTTCTTTCGTGCTGTATGGAGATTCAGAAAATCTTTGTCGCAACATTTCCTCTTTAGTTGCATAAGAAGTATCAGGCGTTAGTCTCGTTCGCAGCATTTGCTCTTTGCTAGAATACGGTGACTCACTGTAAAGTGAATCGTTTTGTTTTGCCATCATCTCCTGTTTATTGGTGTATGGGCTTTCAGCAATTAACTCGCTTCTTGTAGCGTAAGGGCTTTCTCTCATGCATTCGTTCCTCGACGCATACCCACATTCGTTTCTAGTTGCGTACGGATTTTCTCTAAGACATTCTTCTCTAGTGGCATAAGGGCTTTCTCTTATGCATTCCTCTCTAGTAGCGTAAGGACTTTCCCTAATTCGTTCATTCCTTGTCGCATAGGGGCTCTCTCGAATGCATTCAGCTCTCGTAGCATATGGTGGGTCCATTAGCGGCATTTCCAAAGTTTGTCGATTCCCGTAAGGGTTCTCAAAACTCTGGTTTGACATTTCTGATCTACTAGCGTAAGGATTTTCGGTAGAAGTATCATAAATAGACGTGTAAGTCCTGCGAGGTTTAGGGATAGGGTCATAAACAATATGATCTTTGCTTTGGTACAATGGTTCTGGAGGTAACGGCTGCGTTGGGTGAAATGGTTCATGTTTAACTTGTTGCTGTCTTTGGTAGATGGGGTCTATTTTGGTAATCATATTAAAGCTGGATGTCTGTCCGTAGATGCCTCTCCTGTTGTACTCTATGAGAGAATTCTGTCTACGCAACAGCGGGGTAACTTTCGGTTCTGTTTCTATGTCACACATGGAATTCTGCCTTCGTAAGCTCTTCATGACTGGTTTAGCGTCATAGTCTCTGACGGTACAGATGGACCCGTTTCGTTCATCGCAAAATGAGCTTTGTCGTTTAAGTATCGGCTTTAGAACCGGTTTCTCGCAAGAGGATGAGTTGCTCCTTTGCAACATTTGGTTCCTGATTTGCGTGTTCCTCATGTGTATGCTCATGTCACCGAGGTCAGACTTCTCACGTCTCAACATCGGCATTTGGGGCGCGTTATGTCTCTGCTGCAAGTCACTTTCGCAGAGTGACTTCTGCCGAGACACTTTTTGTGAATTTTTCGTTTTCGAACGGAATAGATCAAGGACGGCGTTTTTAATGAACGATGGTTTTTTAgataatttctttttagtttttggtGAGAACGTCTCGTCGCGCTCCACACTTGAGTTCATGGCATCTGATGAACTGTGGACACCCACAACCAAACACCCACTTAGTTACTCAATGATAGATAGAATAGGACATTTCAGAACGTTCAACATATAACACTCAGGTGTACAGAGAAAATAAGTCAAATTGAACAATATTGAAATCTCTGATATGTCCCGATGGGCATGACAATTTTCAACAGATAAATTTTGTGATTCTAAAAAAGCATATTGAAATAATGGTCAAGAAATATCAATACGAGACTAATACAGACATACTTAATCATAGAATAAGATAACACATAAATAGATAAAGAGGAAAATGGAGAGAGAAcagattcaataaaaatacatattgaatTGTAAAGACAGAGAATAAAGAAACTTAATTCAATATGCTTTTATGACATAATCATCAAGTTGCACTAAAATGCAGACACGCACTGCCAATAGTTTGTTCCGAAACAAACAACTATATACTCTAAAGATTACAATGTTATTACAATTTACAGTCTAACGCCCCgatataaatatgttacaaaaatatatgtatactgtTTATATACCGCATACAAAACCATAACTAATACTGTGGCCCAACAAGACATTGTTAGTCGTTTGTGAAGCGATTGGTGTTTGCATGTTAGAGCAAATTGTACAGGGGCTTACAACTTTAAAGACGAGAGAAAATTTGAATGAGTCTCAGGAACATGCAAAAATATCTAGAGAACAATGATCAAAGAAGAGTTTATGACTATGAGGTTTTCTGATCAATTTTGACATGTTTTGTAGTTCTTTTTGTATAGGGATTCATGTAGTTGTCGCTGGTGGATTGTGCTGTATCTTACCTTAAGTTATGCATGTGTTGAGGTTTCCTGTAAAGCTCGAACGCAGAGCCGCGCTGTTCTCTACTACCTGCTAAAtctgtaatgaaatttgtttattgGTTACCATGGCAATCTGTCGTATTACAAACAATGAGATCGAGAGAATCGTAGTTCCAAAACAATTGACATCGCAAAATAGTGAGAAGCGATACAAAATGAACTATAAGACGTGTATACATAAGATTGAATTTGTACTGTTCTATCCATAGTGAGTATACTTCTGTTCAATTAATCATATCGatctaaaaagttaaaaatagtaaGTTACCTATGAGATGTGGATTGTGTGGAAGGTTGATGGCTCGGTGATGCGACGGTGGTCCGGAGTACGGCGGAGACTGCGGCGGCATCTGACCGCCGTACATGTTCTGCTGCTATTGAGAAAAAATGCGttacaaatgaaacaatatGTGGTTTTGTTTGTAACCCTTCGCGTTACGGTAAGTTGAATTAACGATGGTTTGTATTTCAGattaaagaaaactataaatgtgtgtataaaagtagcctatgtgttaatcccaGATGTCAACCTTCATATCCAATTgcattgaaatcggtccagccgtttgcGCATTGTGAGATAACAAACATACTCACATGCAAactcatttacatatttttgcacTGGGTTAATGGATTCAATTCCTTCATGCATCGCGGAGGTTTTATAACCATTCAAGTCGCACGCACATGGACACCCAGACTTATGACAAGCATTTCTAAATCACTCAAACGCTTATCTTATTGGGATGGAGACCGCGAATAGTTACTCAATTTAGTAatactgttattaatttttccttttttttttacctacttacttattttatgCCTATAATTATTAGTATGATGATAATGGTTACCTGTTGGTAGTTGTTGTGGTTGTGGGGGCGGTGTGCGGGCTGCGAGTGTGAGTGCTGGTGCGAGTAGTGCGGCGCCGGGGGGAagccgcgccccgcgcccggGGGCCCGGGGGGGCCGGGGGCGCCCGGGGCTGGCGGACCGGGGGGGTCCAGGCTCTACACGAGGGAGTATAGGCGTGAGTGGGGGTCGTCGTAATGTGGTATAAATGGTTAGGGGTATCAATTGTTAGGTGCTAAATCGTTCAATGAAGTGATAATCAGTaacttttttggatttttattttacctacgTGTGATACAGTATCTCTGATgcatttataacataattttattattttactttaataataagtattaaactTAAACTGTAGCGTTTTAATCGCTAGAGTTTAAGTGTAAGAGTTTAGACTACATTCAATCATGACacttttaattctttaaatttaattcttctACGAGATACTGGAGGGAACCAATGTCAAATGTTCTACTAATCGCAATATACCATACTAATATTAATCTTACCCCGTTTCTGGGATGATGGTTGTCGGGCGGGCGGTAGTGCTTGGGCTTGGGCGGCGGCACGGGCTTGTAGGGCGGGacggccgcgccgccgcgacCGGTGTAGTCCGCTTGAGACGCCGAGTTTGTACGCCCACTTATAACACAAACAAGAGGAGATAGAATCAGAGTTATGTTAAGAGAAACGCAAGGTATTAGCAACGAAATCAGATAAAGAAACTGTAGTCCttagtgatatttaaataactggtctttaaaaaaaatgtgagtacatttacgtattttttatcacaaCTATAATGTATGATTGTAGTCACAATAACTTAAAACAattgattatatttaaatgctatcaaaacaaattttccTTTCCGATTGGACAATAAGTTTACAaattaaatcgaaaaaaaaatctctgaaATACGTTATTAATGAAGAATGATTTTAAGTACGAACAAAATAAGATAATATAGCAATATACTTTTTTgttgcattaaataaaataaatcttgtaaGGAAGcaatacttatataatataatacagaaATATGTTTACGTACCTATATTTGGCATGGTCATTGGTAGGCACATTCGGCAGCGATGGTCCCCGGGCGTGCATCGGTGTGTGGGGGCTGTTGCCGTTCATGGGGGGCGGCCGGCTCGACTGGGGGCTACGGTACTCGGGGGGCctactaataaaaacaaaaatatattagaatggattacatgaaaataaataaatgcggacgacatcacatacattgttctgaacccaaagtaagttgctaaagcacttgtgttatggaattcagatacaacgaaggatccacaaacacccagacccgagacaatgtagaaatgtgaattattacattgacccgaccggggatcgaacccgggacctcagaactaacgacaccttgaaacctgtgcgtacgccactcgaccacagaggTCGACTAGAAACGCGGATCTTAGCACTGTAATGGTGCGTATATAGAAATAAAGAAGAAGGGTgagcgatacggggagctgtctatgttaaattttgactgcacggatagccgagtggttgaggtcaccacgccaaacccactgcgcatcgtgtcgcgggttcgatccacgaatgcttgttctgagtctgggtgtctttgtgcatgtaagttgtatgtttgtaaaccccccgcgacacaaggattgaactctttagtgcgggagtcgttaaaaaaaaattgatcttCAATAAATGATACTTTTAAGCCTAGTTAgttgaatggattttgatttggaAATGTTgatcacaaaattaaaacagaccAATAAACTGGTTTTGTAGGAAATTATTCTGCGAAATCTTCATCAACCGGTGAAATTTAAACTAggataagaatatatttttagtttaaacttTCCAATTAATCAGTAATaacgacaaaaaaatatgaaattggaCCCAAACTTGGATACatgtttaaattacttagtattgtatttattttataaggtaatataaaaaaaccctACTTGTACTTCCTCATGATAACACACTTTTTCAATCACTTATACACCAAAACATTTACTAATATCATTTCACACAATCTTCTTCAAATCCAAGAGCGACAGCAAACACGTCTTCACTATTCTGAAGCATTTATCACACTAAGAGAATACAAAAGACACCTTTTCTGAATCGTCTATTGTTTAGTTGTCCTTTGAATTTGGCAGAGGATCGAAACTTTTAGAGGTTTAGGGATTAGGTCACTGTCTCGTATAGAAGACGCGTGGTGTTTATCAAGTTATGGTATTTTTGTAAGTTGATGAGTTTTAAAGCAATTGttcttaatttaactttatctatactatctttttttaagactcccgcattaagaatTATAATCCTTATGtcacgggggtttcacaaacatttaagttacacacacaaagacacctagactctgAGCAGGCATGGATAACACCAACGCTTGTCCGGGGGACTGAACCCGCGACCCGTCGGGCATAAGGTGTGTAGTTTGACGTGATGAAATCGACTTCAGAACTTAATAACAGCTCGCTTAGCATGCCGTAAAAAAGTCTTTCACCACGAAATACTTCTTATTCTGGTGCCTTTGTGCCTTCTCCATATAACCTAAGACTTAAGTTCATTAATATATTACCTGTAGTTTTGATCTGGACTTCTGTAATCGAGTGAGTTGTGTTCGTGCGAGTTGGAGTTCCTCTGCGGGCTCTGCGTCATGTTGCTCTGGGACATGGCTGTCGGGTTTGGAGGCGGTGGAGGCTCCATTTTACTGCTAAAGAAGGAGCAATAATTATGGAGATGTAAATACAGTTCTACGATTATGAGGCACTTAAAATCCTTGTGGTCTGTAGGGTTTGccaatattcaatttataagcACAAAGATCATAGAGCATAAGCataatttgtaacaattaataatataatcgattAATCCACTCGATTATTCGTTTATCAATAATTACTGTTATTATTCGTGTAGTTAAATAATCGTTagattgattataatttataatacatcAAAAGAATAAGCTACCTTCGAGTCAGGTAAAGCAGGTCTTTAGTTAATTCTGACAAGAAAAGATAATGTAGATTACTTACATAGACGGTGGCGCCACTTTGAGGTCGTCGGGCGCGTTCGGCGGCAGTCGGCACGAACCCACCGCCGAGCCGTTGTTGGACGCGCCGCTGTAGTCATACGCTGTACCGTCGTATGAACCTTGCTGTTTTAGAAATAAGGATCAAATTAGATTAACCGGAACGATAAGGGTTTGTAAAAAATTCAACAGTCAGACATGTATTGGTAATTTTActggaataaataataatactagcaaatactgaatttgaataatatttgcgTTACTATAACTAAAAGGCGTGATTTGTCACTAATCACGAccgtaaatgtgtttttgttggaACAATAAGCCTTACAATCTGTACGAATAAACTTATTAAACCAAAGGAACTTGCACGTATTACTAGTCACAGAAAACTAGACCTTATTGAAACTACATAAGGTATATATTACCGGGTTGTTAGGGTGTCGATGCCTGTCCAGTGAGCCCTGTCCCTGCGCGGGCTGTATGATCATGCTGGTTGGGCGCGCAGTGTATGTCGCGGCCTCATCACTGCCGCTATCTTTAGGCGGCCCGAACAAGCGCTCTTGGGCACTTGGACGGTTTTGCTGCGAGAAAGCAATAAAGGggtaagaaaaaaaacgattttttcgCAGGATTCATGGaccatttgtggatcacacaattgcttgtcctacgcggggatcgaactcggggtacgtcgcgcacagtggattAGGCGtgctgacctcaaccactcggctatccgtgcagtcaacatttaattttgtcttttatccaaataatatattttgacctgaatgataaaaaaatgtcgttaaTTATTAACTCTGACCAGTTTGCGTGATGTGATTCAACCTATTTTACCTAGTCAATATAATACAGCATTGATAAAACAATGAACAATAGTCATTATCAGAGctaaaatgttttgaagttaAATGATGACGTTTTTacatcaaaagtaatttttgacTGGAGATTTCTATTTACATCAagattttttcatgttttatttgattttgtagatagcttttttttaagttcttttatctgttatttattttctagtaaaacaaaattaattaaaatcttgtttacaacttttaagtataatccatttttttctgatttatGGTCCTTTGGATCAAATCCCAAGGGACAGAATTTTTATACTCTTAAATTTCAGTCCAGTACCACTCAAGTTCCTGAAGTGCAagtcaaaatacaaaattgatttattttgtgaacCCTTTCTCCTATTGCGAGTTTGCTGATAGTTTCACACACAAGAAGCATAATTATTctatgatgattttttttctgaagtaaATCATCTTTAGGCGGATCTAGGAGGTAACTTAGGACGACAATGCAAAGGAAGCTAGTCACGacaatatggcgtcacgttttTATACTATtcggtttttaatatttatgttttttttttgtcaatagattaagtttattttctaataCTTACATTAGTATTATGCCTGAGGTTGTGCGGCGGGCggccgggcggcggcgcgggcagcAGCACGCCGCCCGCGGGCCGGCTCACGGTGCCGCGCGGGGGCAGCTCTGGTACTAGCAGTAAGGTTTTGTTCATTATACATGGGCAACTATATGTTAGTAGAATtatttaagttgtatttttgtttgttattatacaAAGAATCGTTTGGAAGGTTTTTAAGTGATTAGAAAAAAAGATTAGATTAAACGAATCTGGTAATGGttataaagaaatatcattGATCATATCGGTCTTTAGGGGTCTTTCCCTCCTCTTTCCGAAAACTTATCCGGAAGAAGAATTAACTGTTAAAGGAGATTCATCGTAGTTGTTCTACTATTTAGTATCGGTATTTTGTTCACTGATTGGACATGTCAAACTTAGCGTCAAGGGCATAACAAAAATCTCTTCGGTCTTTGACCACATTTGACCAGTTACAAGAAGGTTATCTCGTCACCAAAATACTTATCTGTGCTTAAGGTAACACCTAACAACATAGAATCCCGCTgtataaacacataaataaaaaccagtcaCTCACCGGTACCATACAACGGGGAGTGCGGAGGCGAGTGAGTCATGGGGTTACATTGGTACGGGGGCGCCTCGTTATTGCCCATGTTGTGGGATTGGTTGTGATTCACGCCGTTCGTCGGAGCGCCATTCGTAGTCGCTGAGAAGCCGTACTTGCTGTCTCCGTAGCCGCCTTGCTGTAGGCCGAAATgggacattaaaatatattcaagtatactaatattataaagtttgtgGGCTTATGAAGATGTAGGGGATAATCTCTTGATCTATTGAACtggtttcgtttttttttttttaaatagaaagcCTCaccatttttttgtgtttaatgttTGAGGCTATATTAAGCCGAAAAATACGGCCTAAAGATATGCGCAAAGGTCAGCTTGTAcagaaatatttcagttttatttcatgCTCATTTACCAGATTTTTCTCTTGCATATATAGCTGCAATTTTGGAAGAGGTCTAAAGTGAAGTCTGACTCACAGAACtaacacttttttgttttttttttaccaccACTTTGAGATtagaaataataagttaatGATGTAATTAGCTTGTAATTAGCTGAATTAGCTAAggcattatttaatattgttatgttacaAAGTTAGATGTATTTTACAAATTCTTTATGATTTCGTTAATAAAATTAGAGACAGGTTTAAAGTTAGTTATACAGTTGAAAGCGAAATTAGTTTAATacaagaacatatttttttttatgtcggATTAGATTATTCGAACAaggaattaatattaaaacattaacgtGTAGTTTAGCATATTATAAACTTGGAGGTCTACCACCATCTTTTAAATTAACCTTGTTGCGGTTGgaagagcgagacagcgcaatCCCcgtatagagcggcatctcgcttccacaaccgcGACAGTCTGACTTTTAAGAAGTGGTAGTAGACCTCCAGATATCAttacagtattattttttaacagtttcATACAAACCGTATAAGGCGGTGGCACAGCGTCGGCCATATGGTTGATATCGTCGTCTCGATCCATATTATCCTGAGTCGTCGCGATCGAAGGATCCGAAGACGACTTCACGAGTCTTGGCGCCGGCGGGGGACTCACTTCCAAGTCACTTTCAGGACTCGAAGCGTAAGACAGTCTGTTCTCAGTACTCGAAGACATTGAGAACAAAAAGTCGTCGGACAACGGCTCAGGCCTCTGTTTCCGCCATTTTCAATATCGGCCATTTTGTTTCGCAGCATCCGGTAAGGTGGGTTATGGAATGGGGTGACAAGACAAGACAAATGAATGATTGCATATAACACGGTACAGAAACTAAAGGGTTTAGCATCTGTATGATTAATGTTTTTGGATATTTACACACTTTAATATCGATATTCAAATGAGTATTTAATCAATGTCaattttaagctatatatattttttactattaaacattttggcactataaatattattttaatgaatgaataacaaaattatgtataattttttaaatcaaatatttgaatatcgaTAAGAAAACACAGGTGGTATTTAACACTGGTAAAATgtgacaatatttacaaaacaaaacacactggCAGTTCACTTCAGCTAAAACTaaacttgaaaacaaaataacataaaacagtGCAAGCAAATTAATAAGCGGAAAAGCAGccaatatacaaaaaaacattaatgataAATACTTGTGCTAAATCTAATGGTAACTTCAGTATTGTTAGACTATCTACGTTATACGTATCCTAAATGCTGTTCAGAGATCGGTTTGCTGATCACAGCGTGAACATCTCTCTCTGCCTCCGACTTACTCTCGTTCTCTATTTTCTCAATCTCCTCTAACTTGAGAGTCGGGAGAGACAAATTCCTATACTTGTTCAGAGTCCTTTCGGACGGCGTTGGTAACGTCCGGACCTCGCTGAACCTCCCAGGGTCGACGGGAGACTTCTCACTACATTTACAGTTAGGTATCCTACAAGTCTGTCTCAAAGGCTTTTCGAGAGTTCGAAAAATAGGTTTTGGATTCTCCTTCTGGAGTCGCGCCTTCCATTCCGGAACTTCATTTGTCTTTTTCAAATCGTTATCAGTTTGGAAGAAGGACGCTGGTCTGTATTGCTCTGACATAGGAACGACCGAGGATGGTCGTTGAAGATTTTGGACAGGTGACTTACTAGTAGTTTCTAGGACACTATAAGGTCTGAAAGACTGAGGTGGATAAGCGTTTCCTTTGGAGAATATCTGTGAGAGTTCAGGACTCGCATTCACAGGAGCCCTTAATTTAGGGTTCATTTTAGCTTGATAATAATTCTGCCGATCATCGTACGGGTAATTAGCTAGAGTATGTCTGTTTTTAGTATTGTGAGTATTGGGCACACTGTAGGCGTTGTTAGGCATGCATGGGGTTAGAGTTTCCGAGTAGTAGTAGGGCACTACATGATTCCTGTTAGCGTCATACAGATGGTCGTGATGTTTAGTGCTGGGGTTAGGGTTCAGTGAGAGGCGGAGGTTCTGCGGGGAGCTGACGGGGCGCTGGGGCGACTGGTACATGTTCAGAGGATAGGAGATCGGGTAGAAGGCGGGGTAAGGGGACGGCGGGATGGGGAAATATATGTCCGACACCATTTCAACGTGCTACACCGCCGCAAGACAGAACAGAAACGAAtaggttaataaataatgttttatggtCAAGTCAATATGAATACTACTAGAGTTAAGTAATTGAAAGATGTTTTTGTCTAATTAtaagatgttttaatttt from Trichoplusia ni isolate ovarian cell line Hi5 chromosome 12, tn1, whole genome shotgun sequence harbors:
- the LOC113499368 gene encoding tight junction protein ZO-1-like isoform X3; this translates as MAAAGDVCAGLLRHKHILLRELCDTNILDVLVKKGIFNLNEFELITGAADSDKCNYFIEIVSKQSGVKLNDLCVVLSKECPKLSKELMNDRHRFIVNGYGDNTKENMVMNHNLHRESPRSRRSVSQCSCNSISRRSSAAASPMPMPLPPLNNTVEMYVEPVVEDTAERSAGWETHRVRLNRVPGYGFGIAVSGGRDNPHFASGDPSIAVSDVLRGGPAEDKLQVNDRIVSVNGVPLENVEYARAVQVLRDSGATVSLVVRRRAPAPPPTAPTTIKLSLTRNGKKEDFGLVLGCKLYVKELTMRAREQLNQGGQGLCEGDMVTRINNTPVTDAMTLKEARKLIESCKDRLNLVVTRELIREETVTNGNYQNNYNSLEASPLNVYGAAEASPGYSSSGQNLYVAAPVRGGDARRGPMSHEQLDQPPRPPPPRNEDYYSSRRQLYEEEAMNNQRNKPSSEPRLISFQKEGSVGLRLCGGNRSGVFVSGVQPTSPAALQGLQPADKILKFCALEQVNDMEMKGVTREEAVLFLLSLQDRIDLIVQHAPDDYNAVASGQMPGDSFHIKTHFHYTEPTDGEMSFRCGDVFHVVDTLHNGTVGAWQVYRIGRNNQEVQKGTIPNKARAEELATAQFNATKKEMSGNDGKHNFFRRRRSTHRRSKSLGKEHWDEVVLSDSISKFPAYERVVLKQPGFVRPVIVLGAVADIARERLLTESPDKFSSPKMDSTLEDTKTKSTGIIRLSSIRTVMERGKHALLDITPNAVDRLNYAQFYPIVIFLKADNKHIIKQLRAGLPKSAHKSSKKLLEQCQHMERVWGHVFTHTITLSEANQNTWFSKLIDLIQRTQQQQLWVSETKRPEPLSDDFLFSMSSSTENRLSYASSPESDLEVSPPPAPRLVKSSSDPSIATTQDNMDRDDDINHMADAVPPPYTQGGYGDSKYGFSATTNGAPTNGVNHNQSHNMGNNEAPPYQCNPMTHSPPHSPLYGTVPELPPRGTVSRPAGGVLLPAPPPGRPPHNLRHNTNQNRPSAQERLFGPPKDSGSDEAATYTARPTSMIIQPAQGQGSLDRHRHPNNPQGSYDGTAYDYSGASNNGSAVGSCRLPPNAPDDLKVAPPSIKMEPPPPPNPTAMSQSNMTQSPQRNSNSHEHNSLDYRSPDQNYSRPPEYRSPQSSRPPPMNGNSPHTPMHARGPSLPNVPTNDHAKYSGRTNSASQADYTGRGGAAVPPYKPVPPPKPKHYRPPDNHHPRNGSLDPPGPPAPGAPGPPGPPGAGRGFPPAPHYSHQHSHSQPAHRPHNHNNYQQQQNMYGGQMPPQSPPYSGPPSHHRAINLPHNPHLIDLAGSREQRGSAFELYRKPQHMHNLSSSDAMNSSVERDETFSPKTKKKLSKKPSFIKNAVLDLFRSKTKNSQKVSRQKSLCESDLQQRHNAPQMPMLRREKSDLGDMSIHMRNTQIRNQMLQRSNSSSCEKPVLKPILKRQSSFCDERNGSICTVRDYDAKPVMKSLRRQNSMCDIETEPKVTPLLRRQNSLIEYNRRGIYGQTSSFNMITKIDPIYQRQQQVKHEPFHPTQPLPPEPLYQSKDHIVYDPIPKPRRTYTSIYDTSTENPYASRSEMSNQSFENPYGNRQTLEMPLMDPPYATRAECIRESPYATRNERIRESPYATREECIRESPYATREECLRENPYATRNECGYASRNECMRESPYATRSELIAESPYTNKQEMMAKQNDSLYSESPYSSKEQMLRTRLTPDTSYATKEEMLRQRFSESPYSTKEDMLKQRMDLSAKEPLYGKRTYDPPPGTSWNENNYGVRSDRRLQTPVNYPGRISPMSKCMSEPPYATRTEMMARLGQTESPYATRAEVKSSCSDTQSQYSTRHEMMDMRNDVRPASAECTYVSKQEILSQKAAMLAKKESTYGIRLEEKLEIIKQRNQAKKEMIYQTRKEANESDAAKIREPLYVSKRDLKESVIYESHQEAKEVVQPEEQESSGSSRSSPYELGDANHLSRREPVYQTKAEAENGKEIETFQEIDFSKLRLTESKTDAEKQKSKNLETSILKGEPMYAPRLHGKADHISNALKVTTAPVPYESTTSMETQYASECSMNFENKPQSTPYTSQDLLEKANKPSRSVTFCEQILEKSQENSEENSQNMSNQNETTVIQQNTTVIPSTSDGNETNGANKPDEVEPDGPHTTWGIFDSEGGVLEDRQWGVSLIIPPKAIAPGIKQKIYFTVSDPRLSQRVGGPPIDMDNGEAMLSPLVMCGPQGLVFLRPVTLRLPHCANAVPSLGLTIKATDTEAHLSTDWDQIHLPATTTLNTVAVKVDHF